Proteins co-encoded in one Papaver somniferum cultivar HN1 chromosome 5, ASM357369v1, whole genome shotgun sequence genomic window:
- the LOC113277161 gene encoding uncharacterized protein LOC113277161: MYADQRAVDKAGENIASAAQATKEYVVGAAQPEKEETPGFLESAKNTANTAGGHVATAAQATKDYVVGAAPPEKEETPGFLQQTGTAVVNTAQGAMEAVKNTE; this comes from the exons ATGTATGCCGACCAAAGAGCGGTTGACAAAGCTGGGGAAAATATTGCCAGTGCAGCTCAAGCAACGAAAGAGTACGTAGTCGGTGCAGCCCAACCGGAAAAGGAAGAGACCCCTGGATTCCTTGAATCAGCTAAGAACACAGCTAACACAGCTGGGGGACATGTTGCCACTGCAGCTCAAGCAACGAAAGACTATGTAGTCGGTGCAGCCCCGCCGGAAAAGGAAGAGACCCCTGGATTCCTTCAACAG ACTGGAACGGCGGTGGTGAACACGGCACAAGGTGCAATGGAGGCTGTGAAGAACACGGAATGA